Proteins from a genomic interval of Hornefia porci:
- a CDS encoding type II toxin-antitoxin system Phd/YefM family antitoxin: protein MYSLQETIRPSADLRNHYNEVSKQCRENNEAVIITVNGRGDTVSLGYEEYKRMKARIELLEILAEADEDVKCGRVAPMKDTFDDLRRILKEG, encoded by the coding sequence ATGTATTCATTACAAGAAACAATTCGTCCGTCAGCGGATCTTAGAAATCATTATAACGAAGTATCAAAACAGTGCCGTGAGAATAATGAGGCTGTAATCATCACTGTAAATGGAAGAGGCGATACAGTTTCTCTTGGTTATGAGGAATACAAGAGAATGAAAGCCAGAATAGAGCTCTTAGAGATTCTGGCCGAAGCGGATGAGGATGTTAAATGCGGAAGGGTAGCTCCGATGAAGGATACCTTCGATGATTTGCGAAGAATCCTTAAGGAGGGCTAG
- a CDS encoding IS110 family transposase: MSAVGIDVSKGKSMVAIMRPFGEIVSTPFEIKHTTSDINSLIDLINSIEGESRIVMEHTGRYYEVLAHQFSKANLFVSAVNPKLIKDFDNDSLRKVKSDKADAVKIARYALDKWQNLKQYSVMDELRNQLKIMNRQFGFYMKHRTAMKNNLIGILDQTYPGVNTYFDSPARSDGSQKWVDFASTYWHVDCVRKMSLNAFIDHYQKWCKRKKYNFSQAKTEEIYGKAKELVPVLPKDEITKLIIRQAIDQLNNASATVEKLRTLMNDTASKLPEYPVVMDMKGVGPAPGPQLMAEIGDVTRFTHKGAITAFAGVNPGVNESGSYAQKSVPASKRGSAALRRTLFQIMDALIKNMPQDDPVYQFLDKKRAQGKPYYVYMTAGANKFLRIYYGRVKEYLLSLPDSE; this comes from the coding sequence ATGAGCGCAGTAGGTATCGATGTTTCTAAAGGTAAAAGCATGGTTGCAATCATGAGACCATTTGGTGAAATTGTTTCTACACCTTTTGAAATCAAGCACACAACCAGTGATATCAACTCACTTATTGATCTGATCAATTCTATTGAAGGTGAATCTCGGATTGTAATGGAGCATACAGGGCGTTACTATGAAGTCCTTGCACATCAGTTCTCCAAGGCCAATCTCTTCGTCAGCGCCGTCAATCCCAAACTGATCAAGGATTTTGATAACGACTCCCTGCGTAAAGTAAAATCCGATAAGGCGGATGCCGTTAAGATTGCACGCTATGCGCTTGACAAGTGGCAAAATCTGAAACAGTATAGTGTTATGGATGAATTACGCAATCAGCTTAAAATCATGAATCGTCAGTTTGGCTTCTACATGAAGCACAGGACGGCTATGAAGAATAATCTCATCGGCATCCTTGATCAGACCTATCCTGGCGTTAATACTTACTTTGACAGCCCCGCGCGTAGTGACGGCAGCCAGAAATGGGTTGATTTTGCATCCACTTACTGGCATGTTGACTGTGTTCGTAAGATGTCTCTTAATGCCTTTATTGACCACTACCAGAAGTGGTGCAAAAGAAAGAAGTACAACTTCAGTCAGGCAAAAACTGAGGAAATCTACGGAAAAGCGAAGGAGCTTGTTCCTGTACTTCCAAAGGATGAAATAACAAAACTTATCATCAGGCAGGCGATTGACCAACTCAACAACGCCTCTGCAACCGTCGAGAAACTTCGCACGCTCATGAATGATACTGCATCTAAGCTCCCGGAATACCCTGTCGTCATGGATATGAAAGGTGTTGGGCCAGCGCCCGGTCCACAACTCATGGCTGAAATCGGTGATGTCACACGTTTCACTCACAAGGGAGCTATCACTGCATTTGCCGGCGTAAATCCCGGCGTAAATGAATCAGGTTCCTATGCACAAAAGAGCGTTCCTGCCTCAAAGCGTGGATCTGCAGCTCTACGAAGAACCCTGTTTCAAATAATGGATGCTCTTATCAAGAATATGCCGCAAGATGATCCGGTATATCAGTTCCTGGATAAGAAACGAGCTCAGGGTAAACCCTACTATGTCTACATGACAGCAGGTGCCAACAAGTTTCTACGAATCTACTATGGACGAGTGAAAGAATATCTTTTATCTCTTCCGGACTCAGAATAG
- a CDS encoding type II toxin-antitoxin system RelE/ParE family toxin, producing MKYKVERTDTADSLIHKIVLFIAENFGNDIALDRLDYLEKSIMNLGDNPYIGAEPRYNVLKRQGYLVLILEKTLVFYKVDDKKKIITVYAVVDQRQDYLSIIRGL from the coding sequence TTGAAGTATAAAGTTGAAAGAACAGATACGGCCGATTCCCTGATTCATAAGATCGTTTTATTTATAGCGGAGAATTTTGGGAATGATATAGCCCTTGATAGACTGGATTATCTGGAAAAGTCAATTATGAATCTGGGAGATAATCCATACATCGGTGCAGAACCAAGATATAACGTATTAAAGCGCCAAGGATATTTGGTACTGATATTAGAAAAAACTCTTGTCTTTTATAAGGTTGATGATAAGAAAAAAATTATTACGGTTTATGCAGTTGTTGATCAGAGGCAAGATTACCTCAGTATAATTAGAGGATTGTAA